The Phyllopteryx taeniolatus isolate TA_2022b chromosome 19, UOR_Ptae_1.2, whole genome shotgun sequence genome includes the window tgttttagcccTAAAACATCTCACGAGATCATATGACAGTCCCTCTTGGACGGAATGCGAAATTTGTGCTACGTCAAAAGATTCTACGACAACATTTTGTGTGCGTAAAGTTGCTGAGCTACTCATCAtgcatgtattttttggggaggggtggAGTGGGGGGAGCAGAGTTGaacataaatcaaaatgtatgttttggggGGAACACGAGAGCGAGTATAACATAGTGTGAAATAGAGGTGTTCAAAGTGCAGAATTCGACTGTAACCAAGAATGGGTTGAATGAGAGCCCGAATATTCTGACTGAAAATCACCGCTCGAATGTGGTGgcaaaaaaccaaaaccaaaaccaaaaccaacAGTTCCTGAAACAGAGCGACGCGTGACATATTTGAAAAGATTTCCTCTTTCAACTTTGTCTTGGGACTGTACAACACAATTCAAGCTTTTTCCGGGAGTTTCAAGAGCCTGAAGACGTCACGCTCCATCctgacttccttttttttttttttattggaaataTTGCTTGGGGAACGCCGTTTTCGGTCTTCTGTCGTACTTTGCGGAGCTCGTCCGTCACAATTccgacgacgacggcggcggcgttTAGCGTCCGGTTCTTCCGTGCATGCATACGGACCGTACGCGGTCGGATGAGCGGGAGAAGAAGAGCACGACGGCGAGACGAGATTGAACGTCGAGAGTGTCGGCGAGGCGCTCAGACGCAAATCTCGATGGGCGTGGCCACGAGCACGCGGCCTCCCGGCGAGCCGTTCTCCCGCGGCATCCGCTCGTAGCTGTTCGTCGACGACATCGAGCTGTCGGTGGACACGGACACGAAACGGTGACCCCCGCCCGCTTCCGTCGCGGCGCCCTTGGTCGCGCCGCCGCTCGCTCGATCCGTAGCCGCCGCCGGCGGGAGGGGGCGCAAGGGGGACAAGGGGGACAGAGTCTGCTGCTTCATCCGCTCCACGAGGAGTTCCTCGTCTTCCTCCCCGGATGAAGATGAGCACATATTGTCGTCGGCCTCCCCTCGCACATTACCCCCGCCGCTGACCCTCTCGCCGGCGCCGCTCGCCCCGTTGCCGTTGCCGTTCTTGTCGTTCTCCCCGTCCGGCATCCACGAGTGGCTGAAGTATCCGAAGACCTCTTTGACGGAGCAGCGGCGCTCCTGCTCTACCGAGAGCAGGCGGCGGAACATGCGCAGGGCCTGCTCGGTGAAGCGTCTCCACTGGGAAGGCACCGCGttcgtcctcctcctctgccagCGGACGAACTCCTGGTAGAAGGAGTCGGAGGCCAGCGCCTTCTCCCACGGGAAGTTGCCGGTCAACATGCAGAAGAGCAGCACGCCGAAGGCCCACACATCCGTGCTGTAGTCCACGCAGAAACCCTCGTGGCGGGACGCGTCGCACAGCTCGGGGGCCGTGTACGGGATGGTGCCGCTGACCTGCAATGACGAACAAAAGGGACGAGCGTCGGCGTGAATTCGACGATTAGCCCGAGGAAGAGGAACATCTTCAAGTGGAGAAAAGAGATGTTCCCGATCCGAGGAGCATCTTGCCCGGCCGGGGGGCTTCTCTTATTACTCACTCGTTTCACGGGTGATCCGGCGCGACGGGTCATGCCGAAATCGGACAGCTTGACTTTGCGGCACTCCCGGTCAAAAATAAGGATGTTTTCTGGCTTGATGTCCCTGTGGACCAGCTTCTTGCAGTGCAGGTAATCCAAAGCGATGGCTACTTGGTGCACGCAGCGCTTTGCCACTGCTTCGGGAAGACCAACCTAAAGCAGCGAAGAGAAGAAGGGAAACATCTTACAGCGTCGTCTCGGTCGAGCTACACGGAGGAAGAATGTTCCTGTCCTCCGGCGCTCCCCTCGGTTGCCGACTTCGGCATTGAAATCACGAATCGACAAAACAGAACACACGTGACAATGTTAGCCCCTGCGCCAACCCCAGAACAGCAGGCGAGGTGTCCAGCCTGCTCGAACAAGCGCCGTCGTCACCGATTGTATTCGACTCAATACAAGCCCGCCGCTGGCGTCGGACGGAATCCTCGCCTCTCCGAAACAATCGTGTTTTAGTCCGAGGGCGTCGCCGAGACTTCGGAGCATCGGAGTGAGGACGGACTAGCCCGTCCGGTCTCACCTGCGCATCTTCAGTTCAGTTAGCATTGCTCGCTATCTGACGAGAATTTGTTTGGCAGCAGCCATTTTCACTCACACAGGCTGACAAATAGTTGAACTAGGCAAATTAGCGAGTTGCTTAGCAATGCAGCGTGCATGACAGGCACGCACGCCACCGCCGCAACAACAAcatggaacaaatgcaagtaaagagcaacatttagctTGCTTTTCTATAACCTCCCGATAAAATCAAGCGTTAGGGAGCACCCTGATGCCGAGCGCCGCCGACACTGCGAGGCACACTGCCGAACGCTTTAGCCAGTAAATCAGCACGGGATGACTTTCATGTCACTCGAGCAGAGCACACCTGCACACCTGCATTTTAAAGGCAGCGTGTATGAATATGGCCTCCTCAAGTGGACAAGTCGATAGATCGTTGCGCCTGCACCTCACATGTTGACATTGAAATGTTGACATGTCATATAAATGTGCCGTAAATAATTGCCATATTGGTCTATTGCTGGGACGCGCGATAAACAAGGCGTTGCTGTACTTGCCTTGAAATCATTAGAAATCATGATTCCttcattttccatagcgcttcGGGCGAGGGGCGGGATCCACCCCGAACCGGCCCCCAGCCAGTCGCAcagcacgtacaaacaaacggCCATTTTCGCTCACACGGGCAATTTCGAGCCTCCAATGAACTTGccgcgcatgttttgggggacgcggggagaacttgcaaactccacacgggcggcgCCGGGATTGAACAACATATTGCCGCGTGTTACCTTTCACTATTAACGAAAGTTCTATCAACTGTTGTTCAACTCGCAAAACATAACACCACGGGGGGCGTATTCACCTTTAATTGAATTATACCCAAAGTAGTGATTACTATTTACTcttaaaatggcaaaaacaaacTATTGTAAAGCAAGGCCCAATGAGCGTTGCTAATACCATGTGCATATCAGAATAAAAATGATCTTAATGATTTGAATTGTGTATTTGAAATTGCTTGCTGTGATATCACTTAAAGATGGTTCAAAACataaatcacaaaatgtcaCCTGTCACTTTGGACTCGATTTCGCAGTCGATCGGACCTTGCAACGACGTGCAACTCAGGATCGTGTCGGCATGTGTGTTGTTTAAGAAATAAGAGCAAGAATAATGAATGCCGTGATCATTTGcttttcaaatgtgaaatgtgcATTTTGTGGCAAGTTTATTTGAAGGCCCCGCTGGCGTTTTGTGTACCTGCGGGGGAATGATGTCGAAGAGGTCCCCCGCCAGCGCGTACTCCTGCGCGAACATGTAGTGCTCGTCCGTCTCGAACGCGATGCCGAACATGTTGATGATGAAAGGGCAGGGAGACAAGTAGAGCGAGATGCTGTACTCCCGCAGGAACGACTTCAGCTTGgtcgtcttcttcttcaagAACTTCAGCGCCATTTTGGTACCTTTCGGGCAAGACAGACAAACAAGGAGAATGAGGATGCTTCTTTTCGTAGACTTGCACGTTGCGCTGGGGTCCAACAGGCCGCTTTGACAAAAAGGCTCATTTACGAAACTAAATTCACTCGTCCACGTAAAGGAAAtggctcattttcatatcatttgggggggaaaaaatggcttGGAGTGGGTTCCTCACCTCTGATCTTGTGGCTGACCAGGTCCACCTTGCCATAGGTGCCCTTTCCCAGCTCTCTGATCACTTCGAAATACTTGTTGACCTCCACCTTCTCCAGGTTCTGGGCCGTGATCAGCTGCAGCTCATCCAGGATGTCCATGTTAGCTCGTGACACCAGCGGAGAAGAATTCATGCCGAAGATCGGGGGGAGGGTCGAGGAGGGACGAGCGCGGCGGCAGCAAACCGTCGGCGTGACTGGAGAGACAAAGCGGCTTTGTGTTGAGATGTTCTCATTGGACCGTTTGTTTAGCGTGACAGTAAAAACCTTTGTGAGTGATTTGACGTCGGCCGATCACCGATAATTGCAATAAAGGTTCGAGTACAATGGTACCTGACAAGTTTCAtctgcttgtaactcaaatcctCCACATTGCAATGAATGCAAATTCCAATTATGGGTTGTTGGACTACAAAAAGCACTGAATTGTCCAATGCGATTGATAGAGCGGAACATGAAATCCTGACACGTGGGCTCTGGATTTCCTGTTTGAGCATGCCGTAGATAGATTGTCTGGAAGATAATTGATAATTGTCCAAATTGATTGTGCATCCTCCTCTGTCCTTCCTGCGAAGAAGGGTGCACCTCAGGGCTCAATATTGGGACCATTGTTGATTTGCCTGTAAGTCAACACTCTCTGCGACAATATTTCTTATGCTGCTTTTCGTTGCAGTCAAACAGGGTGTCCGCAAGCTCTTCACAAACCGGTGGAACACTGGAGGGTGAGTGAGCCGCTGCTTGTTATCTGCATTGTTGTTCGTCGTGagcaaatgacaaataaattgtCTGCTTCTTCACACAATAGAGTGAACTTCAGACAGTAAatcatgtatatttttgtttcatgtctCGTTGAACTGAAGCATTTGGTGGTGTATACAAAGCTTAGAATCAATCGATTGTTTTCTTCGATGGTCACAATTTAACGATTGTATTAAATCGGGCCAAAACCAAGTCCAGGTTACTTTTTAATAGCATGGGACTAGATCTGTAATACATTGATTATAGATGATTGCGATTGTGATTAtaggcttctgagaaagcacggccttcCACGGGAGCCGCTGAGgcggttctacacagcggtcgtcCGATCGATCGTGTGTTCTTCCATCGCAGTCCGgtttggcgctgctacaaaaaaggacaaacgccgactgcgacggacaatcaaaaccgctgaaaggattgtcggtgccccccccccacccaccctcgaggacttgcgcgctgccagaactaagcaAAATCCTCTGGGACCCtgcgcatcccggtcaccggctcttccggctcctgccctcaggtaggcgctacccaACAACGCAAActcgaactagcagacattccgacagcttcttccctcttgccatttaACTTCTGAAACGGCGAACCTCCGATTCCATTGCAACACGCCGGCAATGTTGTGTCTTTTTgtctcacatttctgtcaggccaattatgaATTATGTATACCGGGGCTTGATGGGCTCCTGACTGAAATCGAGCGTCTGGCAGTGAGCTCGTGTCAGGAGTCCTACAATCTGGTTTTCGGCCCCACATTTTGGGGCTTTCGACTTTCCGACCCCTGTCACGGGTCACGtcggttttctttttctttggctttttaggACACGCTAAGAGGACTCGCATCAGCACCAACATGAATGTTTATAGCGTTCGATTGTTTGAAGATCGGACTCATAGAGTCGTGAGGCTATTTTACAATCTTGGGGCTGCTTGAGGCACATTTGCATTCCGCACTTCTCAGTAAGAAGAAGACTGGAGAGACTTTCAATGTTTGTAATATTACCAAGAACAGTAGTtctattatttttacacttgcatgtaGCGTTAATA containing:
- the bsk146 gene encoding serine/threonine-protein kinase SBK1 isoform X2; translation: MNSSPLVSRANMDILDELQLITAQNLEKVEVNKYFEVIRELGKGTYGKVDLVSHKIRGTKMALKFLKKKTTKLKSFLREYSISLYLSPCPFIINMFGIAFETDEHYMFAQEYALAGDLFDIIPPQVGLPEAVAKRCVHQVAIALDYLHCKKLVHRDIKPENILIFDRECRKVKLSDFGMTRRAGSPVKRVSGTIPYTAPELCDASRHEGFCVDYSTDVWAFGVLLFCMLTGNFPWEKALASDSFYQEFVRWQRRRTNAVPSQWRRFTEQALRMFRRLLSVEQERRCSVKEVFGYFSHSWMPDGENDKNGNGNGASGAGERVSGGGNVRGEADDNMCSSSSGEEDEELLVERMKQQTLSPLSPLRPLPPAAATDRASGGATKGAATEAGGGHRFVSVSTDSSMSSTNSYERMPRENGSPGGRVLVATPIEICV
- the bsk146 gene encoding serine/threonine-protein kinase SBK1 isoform X1; the encoded protein is MNAHTSTRAAACFLQCCVTPTVCCRRARPSSTLPPIFGMNSSPLVSRANMDILDELQLITAQNLEKVEVNKYFEVIRELGKGTYGKVDLVSHKIRGTKMALKFLKKKTTKLKSFLREYSISLYLSPCPFIINMFGIAFETDEHYMFAQEYALAGDLFDIIPPQVGLPEAVAKRCVHQVAIALDYLHCKKLVHRDIKPENILIFDRECRKVKLSDFGMTRRAGSPVKRVSGTIPYTAPELCDASRHEGFCVDYSTDVWAFGVLLFCMLTGNFPWEKALASDSFYQEFVRWQRRRTNAVPSQWRRFTEQALRMFRRLLSVEQERRCSVKEVFGYFSHSWMPDGENDKNGNGNGASGAGERVSGGGNVRGEADDNMCSSSSGEEDEELLVERMKQQTLSPLSPLRPLPPAAATDRASGGATKGAATEAGGGHRFVSVSTDSSMSSTNSYERMPRENGSPGGRVLVATPIEICV